A region from the Wansuia hejianensis genome encodes:
- the pfkB gene encoding 1-phosphofructokinase, whose product MIYTVTFNPALDYIVSVPEFRMGKTNRTAAEQIYPGGKGINVSIVLKNLGFESTALGFTAGFVGQEISRKLDGQGINARFIQLEQGCSRINIKLKESDGTEINGKGPEISPGRLQQLMELLDGLTDRDLLVLAGSIPDSIPDTVYRDIMSRLEKKQIPIVVDATGDLLQQVIPYHPFLIKPNHHELGELFGVELSTREEVIPYAKKLIEKGACNVLVSMSKEGAVLADAEGGVHTSPALRGRLVNAVGAGDSMVAGFLAGWLEQHSYEHAFRMGVAAGSASAFSEGLAVREDVEKLYRQMSEAE is encoded by the coding sequence ATGATTTACACTGTGACCTTTAACCCCGCGCTGGATTATATTGTTTCTGTGCCTGAATTCCGGATGGGGAAGACAAACCGGACAGCTGCCGAACAGATATATCCGGGCGGAAAGGGAATTAATGTTTCTATCGTACTGAAAAACCTCGGCTTTGAGAGTACAGCCCTGGGCTTTACCGCAGGCTTCGTGGGGCAGGAGATCAGCAGAAAGCTGGACGGTCAGGGAATAAATGCCCGCTTCATCCAGCTGGAGCAGGGCTGTTCCCGGATTAATATCAAGCTGAAGGAGTCCGACGGTACAGAAATCAATGGGAAAGGGCCGGAGATCAGCCCCGGGCGGCTGCAGCAGCTCATGGAATTACTGGACGGGTTGACTGACAGAGACCTGCTGGTTCTGGCAGGCAGCATCCCTGACAGCATTCCGGATACAGTCTACCGGGACATCATGAGCCGTTTGGAGAAGAAACAGATTCCCATAGTGGTAGACGCGACGGGAGATTTGCTGCAGCAGGTGATTCCCTATCATCCATTTCTGATAAAGCCAAACCACCATGAGCTGGGAGAGCTTTTTGGAGTGGAGCTGTCCACCAGGGAAGAGGTGATCCCCTACGCGAAAAAACTGATAGAAAAGGGAGCCTGCAACGTGCTGGTATCCATGTCGAAGGAGGGGGCGGTGCTGGCAGATGCAGAAGGAGGCGTCCACACTTCGCCCGCTCTGAGAGGCAGGCTGGTGAACGCGGTAGGGGCCGGCGATTCCATGGTGGCCGGATTTCTGGCGGGATGGCTGGAGCAGCATTCCTATGAGCATGCCTTTCGCATGGGAGTGGCGGCAGGGAGCGCCAGCGCCTTTTCAGAAGGGCTGGCAGTGAGAGAGGATGTAGAGAAGCTGTACAGGCAGATGAGTGAGGCGGAATGA
- a CDS encoding extracellular solute-binding protein, with protein MATIRDVAAEAGVSVGTVSNYLNKKINVSEETAGRIRKAIHSLNYVVHNSGRELRRKKSYVLGVVFPNISEPYFEKVVSSIKGYMNVHGPKYSIEIALTDGNPQKEKDVLLNYIGRNVSGIILCTCDPDNAELFDLLERSGIPHVFVERCPKNADCNLVFLDNYNSIHNVTKHYLDHGYPDIALVTGPESFDENKFAVAGYRDAFQESGLPVNGSYIFIGEPIRESGFRIGIQMCQLGDTVPQIIITTSYRMAEGIRYAYHINNLDLTDDIKIIATGDEQHDVFYFDREILKTSRSSYEVGEKACQLLLDNIHSPALFETRRLRIQDSIDVNRLILPAHKGIRKAHFKFVDTIRVLILDDKYAVSGISNLLVDFYYKTGIRVEFVKVLPEHAFSFIQDSMRVEDSGIDVLLFDVPWLSYFAEQGYLLCLDELARQKKLDTEYFLPDSLTHYGMHRGKLYALPYMVCTQLLFFRYDLFNNDFVKNSFENQCGFMLEHPMNWRQLNIIAQFFTRQYNPGSPVKYGYSMSLSYPEELICAIMPRLWEYKADLYDENGAVACNSKAMRKAVHGLLESVTFSDPNTLFNKPIDSLHNFMEGDVAMISSYYNYATEITDRTKSKVVDKFSYANIPGKPVLAGWSLGINRRSRKPEAAFEFLKWITGTELSVPHTILGGQSPNMATYQNYDLVTLYPWLTMSLYELNRARIRKPPLNARGEVLNEKEVENVIYSYLRPLMEQAVGGEAAGYQEIGEVLENLQAELLKISK; from the coding sequence ATGGCGACCATAAGAGATGTTGCGGCTGAAGCGGGCGTTTCAGTTGGAACTGTTTCAAACTATCTGAATAAAAAAATAAATGTCAGCGAAGAGACCGCCGGCAGGATACGGAAGGCGATTCACAGTCTGAATTATGTGGTCCACAATTCGGGAAGAGAACTCCGCCGCAAGAAAAGCTATGTCCTGGGGGTTGTTTTCCCCAATATCTCAGAACCGTATTTTGAAAAGGTAGTCAGCAGCATCAAGGGCTATATGAACGTCCACGGGCCGAAATATTCGATTGAGATCGCGCTGACGGACGGTAACCCGCAGAAGGAAAAAGATGTGCTTCTGAATTATATCGGCAGGAATGTCTCAGGAATCATCCTGTGTACCTGCGATCCGGATAATGCAGAGCTGTTTGATCTCCTGGAACGGAGCGGCATTCCCCATGTATTTGTAGAACGCTGCCCGAAGAATGCGGACTGTAACCTGGTATTTCTGGATAACTATAACAGCATTCACAATGTGACGAAGCATTACCTGGATCACGGATACCCAGACATCGCCCTGGTGACAGGTCCGGAAAGCTTTGATGAGAATAAATTCGCGGTTGCCGGGTACAGAGATGCGTTTCAGGAATCCGGACTTCCGGTTAACGGCAGCTATATATTCATAGGAGAGCCGATCCGGGAGTCAGGATTCCGGATTGGAATACAGATGTGCCAGCTGGGAGACACAGTGCCGCAGATTATTATCACAACCTCCTACCGCATGGCTGAGGGGATACGCTATGCCTACCACATCAATAATCTGGATCTGACGGATGATATTAAGATCATAGCCACAGGAGACGAACAGCATGATGTATTCTATTTTGACCGGGAGATCCTGAAGACATCCAGAAGCTCCTATGAAGTGGGAGAGAAGGCATGTCAGCTTTTGCTGGATAACATTCACAGTCCGGCCCTTTTTGAAACACGCCGGCTGCGCATACAAGACTCCATAGATGTGAACCGGCTGATACTGCCGGCGCATAAGGGGATACGGAAGGCACATTTTAAATTTGTGGATACCATTCGGGTGTTGATTCTGGATGATAAATATGCGGTCAGCGGCATATCGAACCTGCTGGTGGATTTTTATTATAAAACCGGTATCCGTGTGGAGTTCGTTAAGGTGCTTCCGGAGCACGCATTTTCTTTTATTCAGGACTCCATGAGGGTTGAGGACAGCGGGATTGACGTTCTGCTGTTCGATGTCCCCTGGCTCTCATATTTTGCTGAACAGGGTTATCTGCTGTGTCTGGATGAGCTGGCCCGGCAGAAGAAGCTGGATACAGAATATTTTCTTCCCGATTCGCTGACCCACTACGGGATGCACAGAGGGAAGCTGTATGCGCTGCCGTATATGGTCTGCACACAGCTGCTGTTCTTCAGATATGACCTGTTCAATAATGATTTCGTGAAAAACAGTTTTGAGAATCAGTGCGGATTCATGCTGGAGCACCCGATGAATTGGAGGCAGCTGAATATTATAGCGCAGTTTTTTACCAGGCAGTACAACCCAGGCTCGCCGGTGAAGTATGGCTATTCCATGTCCCTGTCCTATCCGGAAGAGCTGATATGCGCGATTATGCCCAGGCTATGGGAGTATAAAGCTGATCTGTATGATGAGAACGGAGCCGTAGCCTGCAACAGTAAAGCGATGCGGAAAGCTGTGCACGGCCTGTTGGAAAGTGTTACCTTTTCAGACCCCAACACACTTTTTAATAAGCCTATTGATTCCCTCCACAATTTCATGGAGGGGGATGTGGCGATGATCAGCAGCTATTATAATTATGCGACAGAGATCACCGACCGGACGAAATCAAAGGTCGTGGATAAGTTCAGCTATGCGAACATACCGGGCAAGCCTGTGCTGGCCGGCTGGAGCCTGGGGATTAACCGGAGATCCCGGAAGCCGGAGGCCGCCTTTGAATTTTTAAAATGGATAACGGGCACAGAGCTGTCCGTACCTCATACGATCCTGGGAGGGCAGTCCCCGAATATGGCGACCTACCAGAATTACGATCTTGTAACCCTGTATCCGTGGCTGACCATGTCTCTGTATGAGCTGAACCGCGCCCGGATCAGGAAACCTCCGCTGAACGCCAGGGGAGAAGTGCTGAATGAAAAAGAGGTGGAAAACGTCATCTATTCCTACCTGAGGCCCCTGATGGAACAGGCAGTCGGAGGTGAGGCCGCGGGATATCAGGAGATAGGGGAAGTACTGGAAAATCTGCAGGCAGAGTTATTGAAAATTTCCAAATAA
- a CDS encoding ABC transporter ATP-binding protein/permease: MLQIQHICKRYQTGKLIQKALDDVSLNLRDNEFVAILGPSGSGKTTLLNIIGGLDRYDSGDLMINGVSTKKYKDRDWDAYRNHTIGFVFQSYNLIPHQSVLANVELALTISGIGRPERRQRARKALEKVGLGDQIDKRPNQLSGGQMQRVAIARALVNDPDILLADEPTGALDSDTSIQVMELLREVAKDRLVVMVTHNPELADAYATRVVRLRDGKIQSDSDVYAPDEGLPEEPIHRRLGKASMSFLTALSLSFNNLRTKKTRTLLTSFAGSIGIIGIALILSLSTGVNGYIKTVEEKMLSEYPLQIQSASFNLMSMMSAGRGGDRDEGSGEVNVIQMITDLFSAQDSNDLAALKQYLDGEGSGIRQYVNSIEYIYDVVPQLYRQNGEEIRQVNPDVSFDALGLGASSSSNSLMSSMMSTNVFYQMPEEAGLYEGRYDVKAGRWPENYDECVLVLTSRGGISDFLLYTLGLRDTLELDRMVQQFIDGENVETPADSGSYAYGDFLGITFKLVNSADYYEYDSQYEIWKDKTNDAAYMSELVAGGEDIKIVGVVQPKDADISGGVLNTGICYPAALAKHVAEQAGESEIVRRQLENESVNVFTNEPFGEESTESGFDLSSLFTIDAGALENAFGFNGDGLESSLADSFDLSGSLSLDGNSLDLSGMADLSAVQLELPEMPPISLEDLMGQLDITASPDAVRQLAGELLSGYQEFAAGNPGADYTGLGEYFLAYLQTPEARETLAGHMKEIIQSGGSMEVSPEQLQELVRRVMAGYQEYAAANGYTDPDRFDEYLIEYLQTPQAQSVLEKWASENLQFSGDLEITQEQLEALAADLAAGYQSYAAANGLPDPAKMGDYFLEYLGTDDAKQKLAAGIGGMVDAGGLEGQIASSVQSYMQETFATLTESISQAIGSQITQAVQQISGQLGEAIKSQISQNVSQLGEELGNAMNIEPGALANAVKVNMDGGELTELLMSLGAAESASCEGNLKKLGYADFDNPSGVNIYPKDFESKEQAVAALDGYNSRMESEGREEKMIAYTDTVGTMMSSVTDIVNIVSYVLIAFVAISLVVSSIMIGVITYISVLERKKEIGILRAIGASKKNISQVFNAETCIIGLCAGLIGIVITLLLLIPANLLIHHLSGIPDLNAVLPAAYALVLILLSVALTLLGGLIPSGKAAKSDPVAALRTD, translated from the coding sequence ATGCTTCAGATTCAACACATTTGCAAAAGATATCAGACAGGAAAACTTATACAAAAAGCACTGGACGATGTGAGCCTGAATCTCAGGGACAACGAGTTTGTTGCAATCCTGGGTCCCAGTGGTTCCGGAAAGACGACGCTTTTGAATATTATCGGAGGTCTCGACCGCTATGACAGCGGTGACCTGATGATTAACGGCGTCTCTACGAAAAAATATAAGGACAGAGACTGGGATGCTTACCGGAATCATACGATTGGTTTTGTGTTCCAGAGTTATAATCTGATCCCCCATCAGTCGGTTCTGGCTAATGTGGAGCTGGCGCTCACCATATCGGGCATCGGACGGCCGGAGCGCCGGCAGCGTGCCAGGAAGGCCCTGGAGAAGGTGGGGCTGGGAGATCAGATAGATAAGCGGCCGAACCAGCTTTCGGGCGGGCAGATGCAGAGAGTGGCGATTGCCAGGGCACTGGTTAATGACCCGGACATTCTGCTGGCGGATGAGCCTACCGGGGCGCTGGACAGCGATACGAGCATTCAGGTTATGGAGCTTTTAAGAGAGGTGGCCAAGGACCGGCTGGTGGTGATGGTTACCCACAATCCGGAGCTGGCGGACGCCTATGCCACCCGTGTTGTCAGGCTGCGCGACGGTAAGATCCAATCGGATTCTGATGTGTATGCGCCGGATGAAGGGCTGCCGGAGGAGCCTATCCACAGGCGCCTGGGCAAGGCTTCCATGTCTTTCCTTACGGCGCTTTCCCTGAGCTTCAACAATCTCAGGACTAAAAAAACCAGGACCCTGCTGACTTCATTTGCAGGTTCTATCGGAATCATCGGTATCGCGCTGATCCTGTCGTTATCTACCGGTGTGAACGGCTATATTAAAACAGTGGAAGAGAAAATGCTCTCCGAATATCCGCTGCAGATTCAGAGCGCCAGCTTCAACCTGATGTCCATGATGTCCGCCGGCAGGGGCGGGGACAGGGATGAGGGGTCAGGTGAAGTCAATGTGATTCAGATGATAACGGATCTGTTTTCCGCCCAGGATTCTAATGATCTGGCAGCGTTGAAGCAGTACCTGGACGGAGAGGGGAGCGGGATCAGGCAGTATGTGAATTCCATTGAATATATTTATGATGTGGTTCCCCAGCTTTACAGGCAGAACGGGGAAGAAATCCGCCAGGTTAACCCGGATGTATCCTTTGACGCGCTGGGTCTGGGCGCATCATCCAGCTCCAACAGCCTGATGTCCTCCATGATGAGTACAAATGTATTTTATCAGATGCCGGAAGAGGCGGGCCTGTACGAAGGCAGGTATGACGTCAAAGCGGGGCGCTGGCCGGAGAATTACGACGAATGTGTGCTGGTACTTACCTCCAGAGGGGGAATCAGTGACTTCCTGCTGTATACGCTGGGGCTGAGAGATACGCTGGAGCTTGACCGGATGGTGCAGCAATTCATTGATGGGGAAAATGTGGAAACGCCTGCGGATTCTGGCTCATACGCCTATGGGGATTTCCTGGGAATCACCTTTAAGCTGGTGAACAGCGCCGATTATTATGAGTATGACAGCCAGTATGAGATCTGGAAGGATAAGACCAATGACGCCGCTTATATGAGTGAGCTGGTAGCCGGCGGCGAGGATATTAAAATCGTGGGCGTGGTACAGCCGAAGGATGCAGACATAAGCGGCGGCGTGTTGAACACGGGGATCTGTTATCCGGCGGCGCTGGCGAAGCATGTGGCGGAGCAGGCAGGAGAGAGCGAAATCGTCCGCCGGCAGCTGGAAAATGAGTCGGTCAATGTGTTCACGAACGAACCCTTTGGCGAAGAAAGCACAGAGAGTGGTTTTGACCTGAGTTCCCTGTTCACGATAGACGCGGGGGCGCTTGAGAATGCCTTTGGGTTCAATGGGGACGGGCTGGAGAGCAGTCTGGCGGACTCTTTCGATCTGTCAGGTTCACTCAGCCTGGATGGGAATTCCCTGGATCTGTCGGGGATGGCTGATCTGAGTGCGGTTCAGCTGGAGCTCCCGGAAATGCCCCCGATCAGCCTGGAAGACCTTATGGGGCAGCTGGATATCACCGCTTCGCCTGATGCAGTCAGACAGCTGGCAGGGGAATTGCTTTCCGGCTATCAGGAGTTTGCGGCAGGGAATCCCGGTGCGGATTATACTGGCCTGGGAGAATATTTTCTGGCTTATCTGCAGACACCGGAGGCCCGGGAGACGCTGGCCGGCCATATGAAGGAGATCATCCAGTCCGGGGGGAGCATGGAGGTTTCACCGGAACAGCTGCAGGAGCTGGTCCGCCGGGTCATGGCGGGATACCAGGAATATGCGGCGGCCAACGGATATACGGATCCTGACCGTTTTGACGAATATCTCATAGAGTATCTTCAGACGCCCCAGGCGCAGTCTGTGTTAGAGAAATGGGCGTCAGAAAACCTTCAGTTCAGCGGTGATCTGGAAATCACGCAGGAACAGCTGGAGGCGCTGGCGGCGGATTTGGCGGCCGGTTATCAGAGTTATGCGGCGGCCAACGGACTGCCTGATCCGGCCAAAATGGGAGATTACTTCCTGGAGTATCTGGGCACGGATGACGCTAAGCAGAAGCTGGCGGCAGGAATCGGCGGCATGGTGGATGCCGGCGGGTTGGAAGGGCAGATTGCCTCCTCCGTACAGAGTTACATGCAGGAAACTTTTGCCACATTGACAGAATCCATCTCTCAGGCCATAGGGAGTCAGATTACCCAGGCTGTGCAGCAGATATCTGGCCAGTTGGGCGAGGCAATCAAGAGCCAGATCTCACAGAACGTCAGCCAGCTGGGCGAAGAGCTGGGGAATGCCATGAATATTGAACCTGGCGCGCTGGCAAATGCGGTAAAAGTGAATATGGACGGCGGGGAGCTGACCGAACTGCTAATGTCTCTGGGAGCGGCTGAAAGCGCTTCCTGCGAAGGCAATCTGAAAAAGCTGGGGTACGCGGATTTTGATAATCCCAGCGGCGTTAATATCTATCCGAAGGATTTCGAGAGCAAAGAGCAGGCCGTGGCTGCGCTGGACGGCTATAACAGCCGGATGGAGAGCGAGGGCAGGGAAGAGAAGATGATCGCGTACACAGATACAGTGGGCACGATGATGTCTTCCGTGACGGACATTGTCAATATTGTCAGCTATGTGCTGATTGCTTTTGTCGCCATATCCCTTGTGGTGTCTTCCATCATGATCGGAGTGATCACGTATATCAGCGTGCTGGAAAGAAAAAAAGAAATCGGAATACTCAGGGCCATCGGGGCTTCCAAAAAGAATATTTCCCAGGTGTTTAACGCGGAAACCTGTATCATAGGACTGTGTGCAGGCCTGATCGGCATAGTTATTACGCTGCTGCTTCTGATACCTGCGAACCTGCTGATCCATCATCTGTCGGGAATACCAGACCTGAATGCCGTGCTTCCGGCGGCTTACGCCCTGGTACTGATCCTGCTCAGTGTGGCGCTGACCCTTCTGGGCGGACTGATTCCTTCGGGTAAAGCGGCAAAAAGTGATCCGGTGGCGGCGCTGCGGACCGATTAG
- a CDS encoding hybrid sensor histidine kinase/response regulator, whose protein sequence is MNAIIGMTELAQLHILDSERMADYLEKISSAGAHLLGLINEVLDVSKIESGVAKLNEKEFDLQDMMQDVVEMVNVSAETRKQILKADIESGIHCRVSGDEERLKQILVNLLENASKYTQDGGKISVRLRELKKNDLQVGTYQFTVEDNGVGMKKEYLEHIYEPFSRADDSRTSKTKGTGLGMTIVKNLVTMMGGSIQVESQYGKGTRFEVIICLNKCDETKGRERESQQEILTSLAGIRVLLVEDNEINRQIAAEMIELLGAETEWAENGKAAVEAVCSHPPHYYDIVFMDIQMPVMNGYDAARAIRDSGMKDIEELPIIAMTADAFNEDVKRARRAGMNGHIAKPISIDQIKNILISLKPVRPR, encoded by the coding sequence ATGAATGCCATCATTGGGATGACAGAGCTGGCACAGCTTCACATCCTGGACAGTGAAAGGATGGCAGATTACCTGGAGAAAATATCCAGCGCCGGCGCTCACCTGCTGGGGCTGATTAACGAGGTCCTGGATGTCAGCAAGATTGAGAGCGGTGTGGCAAAGCTGAATGAAAAGGAATTTGATCTCCAGGATATGATGCAGGATGTTGTGGAGATGGTGAACGTATCAGCTGAAACGAGGAAGCAGATACTGAAGGCAGATATAGAGTCCGGCATCCATTGCCGGGTATCCGGAGACGAAGAGCGGCTGAAGCAGATTCTTGTGAATCTGTTGGAAAATGCTTCAAAATACACCCAGGATGGAGGAAAGATATCTGTTCGTCTGAGGGAACTAAAGAAAAATGACTTGCAGGTAGGCACTTATCAATTTACAGTGGAGGATAACGGTGTCGGAATGAAAAAGGAATATCTGGAGCATATCTATGAGCCCTTCAGCCGTGCCGATGACAGCCGTACAAGCAAGACCAAGGGAACAGGCCTGGGGATGACGATTGTAAAGAATCTCGTCACAATGATGGGCGGCAGCATACAGGTTGAAAGTCAATATGGAAAAGGGACACGGTTTGAAGTCATTATCTGCCTGAATAAATGTGATGAAACAAAAGGCCGGGAAAGAGAATCACAACAGGAGATATTGACGTCGCTGGCAGGCATCCGGGTACTTTTGGTGGAGGACAATGAAATCAACCGCCAGATTGCTGCAGAGATGATCGAGCTTTTGGGCGCGGAGACTGAGTGGGCAGAAAATGGAAAAGCAGCGGTAGAGGCGGTTTGCTCACACCCGCCGCATTATTATGATATTGTTTTCATGGACATCCAGATGCCTGTAATGAATGGTTATGATGCAGCCCGCGCGATACGTGATTCGGGAATGAAGGATATTGAAGAACTGCCGATCATCGCAATGACCGCTGATGCTTTTAACGAGGATGTGAAAAGGGCCAGAAGGGCTGGAATGAATGGCCATATAGCCAAACCCATATCCATAGACCAGATCAAAAATATCCTGATTAGCCTAAAGCCGGTGCGCCCGCGTTGA
- a CDS encoding DeoR/GlpR family DNA-binding transcription regulator, producing the protein MTVSDRRREISDLLLQKGKIKVGDLARRFQVSTETIRKDLLELEAQGFIKKNKGSAEVLVETSASAYSQKSEKFIEVKKKIAREAARLVPSRSVIFMDAGSTNYQLARQLIMRKDIIVVTNFTPIAELMNANEIKVILIGGEISQVSGAATGMLATYCIDHVHADLAFLGTSGFLDSSGPCVENFPEAEVKRRMMQNAGEAYVLADSSKAKTRAIVKYAEWKELTGLLTDDQLDRQVLSSLKKELNVIVVDTKEEE; encoded by the coding sequence ATGACTGTATCAGACAGAAGACGGGAAATTTCTGATTTATTGCTTCAGAAGGGCAAGATAAAGGTCGGGGATCTGGCGCGTAGATTCCAGGTGAGCACCGAGACCATCAGGAAAGATCTGCTGGAGCTGGAGGCCCAGGGTTTTATCAAGAAAAATAAAGGTTCTGCAGAAGTCCTGGTAGAGACCAGCGCCAGCGCTTATTCCCAGAAATCAGAGAAGTTCATAGAGGTCAAAAAGAAGATCGCCAGAGAGGCGGCCAGGCTGGTTCCGTCCCGCAGTGTGATTTTCATGGATGCGGGCAGTACCAACTACCAGCTGGCCCGACAGCTGATTATGCGTAAAGATATCATCGTGGTTACGAATTTTACTCCGATTGCGGAACTGATGAACGCCAACGAGATCAAGGTGATCCTCATCGGAGGAGAGATCAGTCAGGTGAGCGGGGCGGCTACGGGAATGCTGGCGACTTACTGCATCGACCATGTACATGCAGACCTGGCTTTTCTGGGAACCAGCGGTTTTCTGGATTCCAGCGGTCCCTGCGTGGAGAATTTCCCGGAGGCCGAGGTCAAAAGAAGGATGATGCAGAACGCCGGAGAAGCCTACGTGCTGGCAGACAGCAGCAAGGCAAAGACCAGGGCGATCGTGAAATATGCCGAATGGAAAGAACTCACAGGCCTTCTGACAGACGACCAGCTGGACAGGCAGGTACTGAGCAGCCTGAAAAAGGAACTGAATGTGATCGTGGTAGATACAAAAGAAGAGGAATAG
- a CDS encoding acetate and sugar kinases/Hsc70/actin family protein: MDEDKQIIRNEWGIMRQYNGEVVSHPLHGPIGSREICQAAGICEEKLPEIVKAGDRTGEVSPELVKRFGMTKAPAILVGGHDQPCVALGMGAIHGGDVAYGMGTVECLTLVMDGFRQSPAMQKAHLVCAPHVVEGKYLKYKSNGRL, translated from the coding sequence GTGGATGAGGATAAACAGATCATCCGCAATGAATGGGGAATCATGCGGCAGTACAACGGCGAAGTGGTGTCACATCCGCTGCACGGACCGATCGGGAGCCGGGAGATCTGCCAGGCTGCAGGTATCTGTGAGGAAAAGCTTCCTGAAATTGTGAAAGCGGGAGACAGAACCGGAGAGGTTTCTCCGGAGCTGGTAAAAAGGTTTGGCATGACAAAGGCTCCGGCAATCCTGGTCGGGGGCCATGACCAGCCCTGTGTGGCCCTGGGGATGGGGGCTATCCACGGGGGTGACGTGGCCTATGGAATGGGCACAGTGGAATGCTTAACGCTGGTGATGGATGGGTTCCGTCAGTCACCGGCCATGCAGAAGGCTCATCTGGTCTGTGCACCTCATGTGGTGGAGGGCAAATACCTGAAGTATAAGAGCAATGGCAGATTGTAA